A portion of the Paenibacillus marchantiae genome contains these proteins:
- the infC gene encoding translation initiation factor IF-3, with protein MINDEIRAKEVRLVGAEGEQIGITPIREALQMAIDLNLDLVNVAPQAKPPVCRIMDYGKFRYEQQKKDKEARKNQKIVDIKEVWFRSNIEEHDYQTKLRNVVKFLKEGDKVKCSVRYRGREIAHAAIGQRILERVKVEVAELCTIERQPKLEGRSMIMILAPKA; from the coding sequence ATGATTAATGATGAGATTCGGGCGAAGGAAGTACGCCTTGTCGGAGCTGAAGGAGAACAAATTGGGATCACGCCGATTCGGGAAGCACTGCAAATGGCGATTGACCTGAACTTGGACCTGGTCAATGTGGCACCACAGGCTAAACCGCCGGTATGCCGCATCATGGACTATGGCAAATTCCGCTATGAGCAACAAAAGAAAGACAAAGAAGCCCGTAAGAACCAGAAAATTGTTGACATTAAAGAAGTATGGTTCCGTTCCAATATTGAGGAGCATGATTATCAAACGAAGCTTCGTAATGTAGTTAAGTTCTTGAAAGAAGGCGACAAGGTAAAATGTTCCGTTCGTTACCGCGGACGTGAAATTGCGCATGCCGCCATTGGTCAACGGATTTTGGAACGCGTTAAGGTGGAGGTTGCAGAACTTTGCACCATCGAACGTCAACCAAAATTGGAAGGCCGCAGTATGATCATGATTCTGGCTCCTAAAGCCTGA
- the rpmI gene encoding 50S ribosomal protein L35: MPKMKTHSSLKGRFKITGSGKVLRYKAHKNHLLSHKSKRAKRVLNGNPVMAAGDVRRLKQGLANLK; this comes from the coding sequence ATGCCTAAAATGAAAACACACAGCAGTTTGAAAGGACGCTTCAAAATTACCGGTTCCGGTAAAGTCCTGCGTTACAAAGCTCACAAAAACCACTTGCTTTCCCACAAATCAAAACGTGCTAAGCGCGTTCTGAACGGCAACCCAGTAATGGCTGCCGGGGACGTAAGACGTTTGAAACAAGGTCTGGCTAACTTGAAATAG
- the rplT gene encoding 50S ribosomal protein L20 yields the protein MARVKGGFVVRRRHKKVLKLARGYFGSKHRIFKTANEQVMKSLVYAYRDRRNTKRNFRRLWIVRINAAARMNGLSYNKLIHGLKLAGVDMNRKMLADLAVNDINAFNSLATVAKGKINA from the coding sequence ATGGCAAGAGTAAAAGGCGGTTTTGTAGTACGTCGTCGTCATAAAAAGGTTTTGAAACTGGCAAGAGGTTATTTCGGTTCCAAACACCGTATTTTTAAAACAGCTAACGAGCAAGTAATGAAATCCCTGGTATACGCATACCGTGATCGTCGCAACACAAAACGTAACTTCCGCAGACTGTGGATCGTTCGTATCAATGCTGCAGCACGTATGAATGGTTTGTCTTACAACAAACTGATCCATGGATTGAAACTTGCTGGTGTAGACATGAACCGCAAAATGTTGGCTGATCTGGCCGTTAACGACATCAATGCGTTCAACTCTTTGGCTACTGTGGCTAAAGGCAAAATCAACGCTTAA
- a CDS encoding BMP family lipoprotein, translated as MKKMLSLSLVMLLAVSVMLAGCGSKPKEETNAGGTTGGENTEAKSDLKIGMVTDVGGVNDKSFNQSAWEALQATETETGVAVKYLQSKSDEEYIPNLNEFVKGGYDLTWGIGFQLADAIKTVAEQNPDSKLAIIDSVVDAPNVKSVTFAEEEGSYLVGVVAGLTTKSNKIGFVGGMESPLIKKFEVGFREGVKAVNPNAEFISNYTGAFDKPDLGKAAAATLYNKGVDIIFHASGATGNGVFNEAIARKKQGQDVWVIGVDKDQSLEFGDEVTLTSMIKKVDEAVKRVNQEIIDGTFKGGAENLTLKENGVGIADTSTKNVSADTLAKVDEYKEKIINGEIKVPTE; from the coding sequence ATGAAAAAGATGCTCAGCTTGTCTTTGGTCATGTTGCTGGCAGTATCGGTTATGCTCGCAGGTTGCGGTAGCAAACCGAAAGAGGAAACAAATGCCGGAGGAACTACAGGTGGCGAAAACACTGAAGCTAAATCCGATTTGAAAATCGGTATGGTTACTGACGTAGGTGGAGTTAACGACAAATCGTTTAACCAATCCGCTTGGGAAGCTCTGCAAGCAACTGAAACTGAAACAGGTGTAGCTGTTAAATACCTGCAAAGTAAGTCCGATGAAGAGTACATTCCAAACCTGAACGAGTTCGTTAAAGGTGGATATGATCTGACTTGGGGTATCGGTTTCCAATTGGCTGATGCGATCAAGACTGTAGCTGAACAAAATCCTGATTCCAAACTCGCGATCATCGACAGTGTTGTTGATGCTCCTAACGTTAAATCGGTAACATTTGCTGAAGAAGAAGGTTCTTACTTGGTAGGTGTTGTAGCTGGTCTGACAACTAAATCGAACAAAATTGGTTTTGTTGGCGGTATGGAAAGCCCACTGATCAAAAAGTTTGAAGTAGGTTTCAGAGAAGGCGTTAAAGCGGTTAATCCTAATGCTGAATTCATTTCCAACTACACAGGTGCATTTGATAAGCCTGACCTTGGTAAAGCAGCAGCAGCTACACTTTACAACAAAGGCGTAGATATCATTTTCCACGCTTCCGGTGCTACAGGTAATGGTGTGTTCAACGAAGCAATCGCTCGTAAGAAACAAGGTCAAGACGTTTGGGTTATCGGTGTAGATAAAGATCAATCCCTGGAGTTTGGTGATGAAGTAACACTGACTTCCATGATCAAAAAAGTTGACGAAGCTGTTAAGCGCGTAAACCAAGAAATCATCGATGGAACATTCAAAGGCGGAGCTGAGAACCTGACTTTGAAAGAAAACGGTGTAGGTATCGCTGACACTTCTACGAAAAATGTTTCTGCTGATACACTTGCAAAAGTGGACGAGTACAAAGAAAAAATCATCAACGGCGAAATCAAAGTTCCTACAGAGTAA
- a CDS encoding ABC transporter ATP-binding protein gives MGAATPVVELKQITKRFPGIVANDAISLQLRKGEIHALLGENGAGKSTLMNIVFGLYQPDEGSIEVNGKPVIIDSPNKAIDLGIGMVHQHFKLVQPFTVTENIILGSEPRKGLNINYKKAAAEVQRLSEQYGLKVNPHAKIHDISVGMQQRVEIVKTLYRGADILIFDEPTAVLTPQEIKELMVIMKKLVAEGKSIILITHKLKEIMEISDTVTIIRRGKVIDSVITSETNPNELAEKMVGRNVTFKVDKKPATPGNNVLEVSKLTAKNKEGISVLNELNLNVRAGEIVGIAGVDGNGQSELIEALTGLRKVDSGSIRLEGKELSNHSPRHISESGVAHIPEDRHKHGLVLDFSVSENIVLESYYKSPYTRKGFLNFDAIKKQAKRLVEAFDVRTPSIETKARSLSGGNQQKAIIAREVDKNPELLIAAQPTRGLDVGAIEFVQKQLIAQRDQGKAVLLISFELDEIINVSDRIAVIYEGQIVGEVLPEETNDRELGLMMAGSTQKRGTVHE, from the coding sequence ATGGGTGCAGCAACCCCCGTCGTTGAGTTGAAACAAATCACGAAGCGTTTCCCAGGCATTGTTGCCAACGACGCCATCAGCCTTCAGCTTCGTAAAGGCGAGATCCATGCTCTACTGGGCGAAAACGGCGCTGGTAAATCAACGTTGATGAATATTGTCTTTGGTCTCTATCAGCCGGATGAAGGTTCCATTGAAGTGAATGGCAAGCCTGTCATCATCGATAGCCCTAACAAAGCAATCGATCTTGGCATCGGCATGGTGCATCAGCACTTTAAGCTTGTACAGCCGTTCACGGTAACAGAGAACATTATTTTGGGATCTGAACCAAGGAAAGGTCTCAACATTAATTATAAAAAAGCTGCTGCTGAAGTGCAGCGTCTGTCTGAACAGTATGGACTCAAAGTGAATCCGCATGCCAAAATTCATGATATTTCTGTCGGAATGCAGCAACGTGTTGAAATTGTAAAAACGTTGTATCGTGGTGCAGACATTCTTATTTTTGACGAGCCTACTGCTGTATTAACACCTCAGGAAATCAAAGAACTGATGGTAATCATGAAAAAATTAGTGGCCGAAGGCAAGTCCATTATTCTGATTACACACAAACTGAAAGAAATCATGGAAATCTCCGATACGGTGACAATTATTCGCCGTGGTAAAGTGATTGATTCAGTTATAACATCAGAAACGAATCCAAATGAGTTGGCAGAAAAAATGGTTGGTCGCAATGTCACATTTAAAGTGGACAAAAAGCCGGCTACACCAGGAAACAATGTGCTTGAAGTTAGCAAATTGACCGCCAAAAACAAAGAAGGCATTTCGGTTCTGAACGAACTCAACCTGAATGTACGTGCAGGTGAGATTGTAGGAATCGCAGGTGTCGATGGTAATGGACAGAGCGAACTGATTGAGGCTCTTACCGGACTGCGTAAAGTAGATAGCGGTTCGATTCGCCTTGAGGGTAAAGAACTGTCTAATCATTCTCCGCGCCATATTTCGGAGTCGGGTGTGGCCCATATTCCGGAAGACCGGCACAAGCATGGACTTGTCCTTGATTTTTCTGTGAGTGAAAATATTGTTCTGGAATCGTATTATAAGTCTCCTTATACGCGTAAAGGATTCCTTAACTTCGATGCGATCAAGAAGCAAGCGAAGCGTCTTGTCGAGGCATTTGATGTGCGTACACCAAGCATTGAAACAAAGGCCCGCTCCTTATCGGGAGGGAACCAACAGAAAGCCATTATCGCACGTGAGGTTGATAAAAATCCTGAACTGCTTATTGCTGCCCAGCCAACTCGTGGTCTGGACGTAGGTGCTATTGAGTTTGTTCAAAAACAATTGATTGCACAACGTGATCAGGGCAAAGCGGTATTGCTGATCTCATTCGAGCTGGATGAAATTATCAACGTATCCGACCGAATTGCTGTCATCTATGAAGGACAGATCGTGGGCGAGGTGCTGCCGGAAGAAACCAATGACAGGGAGCTCGGCTTGATGATGGCGGGCAGCACCCAAAAGAGAGGTACTGTGCATGAATAA